TGCGCGCACTGTTTCAACGCTCGTTTGCGCCAACTCTGCCGTCCGTGTTAAATAGTATTCTTGCTCCACCGGGTCGCCTAAAAGGCGGATTACGCCAAGTGCTGCCGTAGTAAAATTACGTTTACCTGCCGCCGTATCTAAATCTAACCGCGATGCATACTGCCGCAGTATCCAGTCAACTGCCGGTTCCGCCGTGTCAATTGCTCGCTGCCACGAGCTTACGTCTGCCTGAATAAGCTCATCAGGGTCTTTATACTGCTCCGGTAAACTAATAATCGTTAGTTCGACACCCGCCTGCGACGCCAGCGTAATCGCACGCTCCGTCGCTGCTACACCCGCTTTGTCGCCATCATACGCTAGTCGCACATCTCCCGTTAGGCGCTTCACGGCGCGAATGTGCTGCTCGGTCATTGCTGTACCGGCAGTTGCTACGACATTTTTGATACCCGCTTGATGGCTACTTACGACGTCAAGATTCCCCTCAACCATCACAATAAATCCTGCCTGACGAATCGCCTGCTTTGCCTGGCTGAGCGCAAAAATATGCCGTCCCTTATCATAAAGCAACGTCTGCGGCGTGTTCAAATATTTTGGCGCGTTCGGTACATCACCGATAATTCGCCCGGTAAATCCAATCACCTGACCGCTTGAGTCCATTAGCGGTACCATCATACGTCCGCGGAACATATCGCCGCCGAAGCGATTGAGCAGGCCGGCATCATTAAGCTCGCGCCGCGAAAACCCTTTTTTATCCAGAGCGCGTACGAGCGCTTCGCCGCTATCGGGCGCGTAACCAATTTGGAAATCTGCCACAACCTGTTTAGATAGGCTGCGCACGCGAAATACATATTCCATCGCGTGTTGATTATGCAGTAAACACTGTTGATAAAACCGTGCCGCTAATTGATTTGCTATAAGCAAGCGTTTCTTACGCGCTGCGTGTTCTTTAGCGTGCGCTGGTTCGTAGTCGCTCAGCTCAACGCCCGCTTTTTTCGCTAAAAACTCCAGAGCTTGACGAAAGTCCATACCCTCAGCTTCCATCACAAACGCGAACACATCGCCGCCCTTGTTGCTGCTAAAATCATGCCAAATATTTTTGTCGGGACTAACGAAAAAACTTGGCGTCTTTTCGCTTGTAAATGGA
This portion of the TM7 phylum sp. oral taxon 349 genome encodes:
- a CDS encoding DNA primase yields the protein MDAKEEVRARLNIEDVIGEYVQLKRAGRSFKGLSPFTSEKTPSFFVSPDKNIWHDFSSNKGGDVFAFVMEAEGMDFRQALEFLAKKAGVELSDYEPAHAKEHAARKKRLLIANQLAARFYQQCLLHNQHAMEYVFRVRSLSKQVVADFQIGYAPDSGEALVRALDKKGFSRRELNDAGLLNRFGGDMFRGRMMVPLMDSSGQVIGFTGRIIGDVPNAPKYLNTPQTLLYDKGRHIFALSQAKQAIRQAGFIVMVEGNLDVVSSHQAGIKNVVATAGTAMTEQHIRAVKRLTGDVRLAYDGDKAGVAATERAITLASQAGVELTIISLPEQYKDPDELIQADVSSWQRAIDTAEPAVDWILRQYASRLDLDTAAGKRNFTTAALGVIRLLGDPVEQEYYLTRTAELAQTSVETVRAKFAGGKTREKPLKPVAQSAQTANNDAYVKEDNALALACCDLRCRDMLRRIDATHWHEASRRALALYLQSHDELIQVTPKELQEYDIYVKIVLLRAEERYGVWSGEDRQLAMRQLLQQIEHEHAKQTQDRLLAQLRDAEAAGDESAAERLRTALNNIIKEKVRGKR